A region from the Neurospora crassa OR74A linkage group V, whole genome shotgun sequence genome encodes:
- a CDS encoding phosphoinositide-specific phospholipase C yields MSSTTEALLVSQNSPSTLPEAISRTMAPNTSPSRRARPAHVQTALTLQPQAFTNVSPLSAISTSSASPTSQQPSPALTPDTAGAIFTESSSLQGSPATFVSSTTKGMDSYASTIKGMEEPVTPLNLPEPLAPAPLSSKKSSNSLKRNGEKSGEKIPRQQNAMGEALSKSSFAGSLVRRASNTVNKARDILTRRASMNIVNRDADPMVASLRRGSNTFPLGEHNYRGHLLESDDECAIDDAGPLDGLRDAQIPLSIGPEIPVALRQGVMLKKISKKKKEKRITLTLDPDTSKIWWDKSRTGRKSVFIDDIKEVRTAEDIRQYRLDAGVEESEEPRFFSILYTVPEKSGTKVLHLIALNSTDFRNWTTTLDAILQYRQDFTTNLMAFNEKAVHEFWQRQMRKKYADRVIPAEGETIELPDIERICRSLHMHLSPTEIRDNFNAAKAAKATSNGVCDPTSPSSLNFNEFKEFVRLLKARSEISHVFKNHTTNPKAGMTRQEFIQFLKEIQCEDVEEDSTHWNNIFSQFARRRRSKDAEQTISGDESLTISEAGFTGFLNSHFNSLLIQEPSEYVLDRPMNEYYISSSHNTYLLGRQVRGISSVEGYISALERGCRCVEVDCWDGPNDEPYVSHGHTWTTRIKFEEVIKTINKYAFVKSRFPLWISLEVRCNAATQANMAKIMIDIFGDKLVRAPLDPSSDRLPSPSDLIERILIKVKKSQPVPNTPSEESLKTERPGRRRGNSLPSPYQRPSPLPSPMDNTSVAVPGSPSLSPSPMLRATRQINTITEGEVHSHGGPSNSPSEYESDAEKDSGKKVVSKINPILGELGVYCMGVHFDGFDSPDAKKFNHIFSFKEKTFAERSQPGEAKRALYRHNMRYLMRVYPNGGRISSSNFDPLLYWKRGVQMAALNWQTFDLGMQLNQAMFDSGTDLSGYVLKPLEGRQIQVVPTDAAGQLSGKRPRKRISFKIEVISAQQLMRPLNLPKGRTLDPYVEVEIFLADDKRNKQDGATNAPAQETQLKYRTDIVKDNGFNPVFKGNNSYEFIVTTKYPDLIFVRWSVKLGDNKGYNDRSPPLATFTAKLGGLKQGYRTIPLLDHNGYNYLFSTLFCKITKSQPTDIMVTYSSEVPRNSVSRIKNIFNQSGISPKSSMDSGRA; encoded by the coding sequence ATGTCTTCAACTACAGAGGCTCTCTTGGTTTCCCAAAACTCCCCTTCGACTTTGCCCGAGGCCATATCCCGTACCATGGCCCCAAATACCTCACCATCGCGGCGGGCACGTCCTGCTCATGTTCAGACAGCTCTCACGCTACAGCCCCAGGCTTTCACCAATGTATCTCCGCTGTCCGCCATAAGCACGTCGTCTGCGTCGCCCACGTCACAACAACCCTCTCCGGCCTTGACACCAGACACGGCCGGCGCCATATTCACAGAAAGCAGCTCCCTTCAGGGTTCCCCTGCGACTTTCGTATCTTCCACGACAAAGGGGATGGACTCTTACGCTTCTACGATTAAGGGAATGGAGGAACCAGTTACGCCTCTTAACCTCCCCGAGCCACTAGCCCCAGCCCCTTTGTCATCGAAGAAAAGCAGTAACTCGCTAAAAAGGAATGGAGAGAAAAGCGGCGAGAAGATCCCCAGGCAACAGAATGCTATGGGCGAGGCTCTGTCCAAAAGTAGCTTTGCGGGTAGTCTGGTCCGTCGCGCTTCAAACACAGTGAACAAAGCGCGCGACATACTTACACGAAGAGCATCAATGAACATTGTCAATCGGGATGCTGACCCGATGGTGGCGTCTTTGCGCCGTGGGAGCAACACCTTCCCACTCGGGGAACACAACTACAGAGGTCACTTGCTGGAATCAGATGATGAGTGTGCCATAGATGACGCCGGTCCGTTGGACGGGTTGCGAGACGCTCAAATTCCCCTGAGCATTGGACCCGAGATTCCGGTTGCTTTACGCCAAGGTGTCATGTTGAAAAAAATcagcaagaagaaaaaggaaaagagaatcACCCTCACCCTTGATCCAGACACTTCCAAGATATGGTGGGACAAGAGTCGAACAGGGAGAAAGTCTGTGTTCATCGATGACATCAAGGAAGTAAGGACAGCCGAGGACATTCGACAGTACCGTCTTGACGCCGGGGTTGAAGAATCTGAAGAGCCCAGGTTTTTCTCGATCCTGTATACAGTCCCAGAAAAGTCAGGAACCAAGGTGTTGCATCTCATTGCCCTGAATTCCACCGACTTTCGCAATTGGACCACGACACTCGATGCTATACTTCAATATCGCCAGGATTTTACGACAAACCTGATGGCCTTCAACGAAAAGGCCGTCCACGAGTTCTGGCAACGACAAATGAGAAAGAAGTACGCAGATAGGGTCATTCCGGCTGAAGGCGAAACCATTGAACTTCCCGACATTGAGAGAATCTGTCGCTCTCTTCACATGCACCTATCGCCGACAGAAATTCGCGACAACTTTAACGCTGCTAAAGCTGCCAAGGCTACCTCCAACGGGGTCTGTGATCCCACTTCCCCTTCCAGTTTGAACTTCAACGAGTTTAAAGAGTTCGTGCGGCTATTGAAGGCGAGGTCTGAGATCAGCCATGTCTTCAAGAATCATACGACCAACCCTAAAGCAGGGATGACGAGGCAAGAATTCATACAATTCTTGAAGGAGATTCAATGCGAAGACGTGGAGGAAGATTCTACGCATTGGAACAATATCTTCTCTCAGTTCGCGCGTAGACGCAGGTCCAAAGATGCCGAGCAGACCATCAGCGGGGATGAGTCATTGACCATATCTGAGGCTGGCTTCACTGGATTTCTCAATTCACATTTCAACAGTTTGCTCATCCAGGAGCCATCCGAATATGTTCTCGACCGACCAATGAATGAGTATTATATCTCAAGCTCACATAATACATATCTTCTTGGTCGCCAAGTCCGTGGAATCTCCAGTGTCGAAGGCTATATTTCGGCACTTGAGCGTGGTTGCAGATGCGTTGAAGTCGACTGCTGGGACGGCCCGAATGACGAGCCTTATGTGTCACACGGCCATACCTGGACCACAAGGATCAAGTTTGAAGAGGTGATCAAAACCATCAACAAGTATGCCTTTGTCAAGTCTCGCTTTCCTCTCTGGATATCGCTGGAGGTCCGCTGTAACGCTGCGACTCAAGCCAACATGGCAAAGATTATGATTGACATATTCGGCGACAAGCTTGTCCGGGCACCCCTCGATCCATCCTCGGATCGACTTCCCTCACCGTCTGACTTGATTGAGCGCATCCTCATCAAGGTCAAAAAGTCTCAGCCAGTACCTAACACACCATCTGAGGAGTCGCTGAAGACTGAGCGACCTGGTCGGCGGCGCGGCAACAGCCTACCCTCACCTTATCAGAGGCCGTCACCTTTACCATCTCCCATGGATAACACATCCGTCGCTGTTCCTGGAAGTCCCTCGTTGAGTCCAAGTCCGATGTTGCGAGCGACACGGCAAATTAACACCATCACGGAAGGCGAGGTTCATTCCCACGGGGGGCCTAGCAACAGCCCCAGCGAATACGAGAGTGATGCTGAAAAGGATTCGGGGAAGAAGGTGGTGAGCAAAATCAACCCTATCCTCGGTGAACTGGGCGTTTATTGCATGGGCGTTCACTTTGATGGGTTCGACAGCCCCGACGCTAAAAAGTTCAACCATATCTTTTCCTTCAAAGAAAAGACCTTTGCTGAGAGAAGCCAGCCGGGTGAAGCAAAGCGTGCTTTGTACCGTCATAACATGCGCTATCTCATGCGTGTGTATCCGAACGGAGGTCGGATATCTTCTAGCAACTTTGACCCGCTCCTCTATTGGAAGCGCGGGGTTCAAATGGCAGCACTGAACTGGCAAACATTCGATCTGGGGATGCAGCTGAATCAGGCTATGTTTGATAGTGGCACCGACCTGTCCGGTTATGTTCTTAAACCCCTCGAGGGACGTCAGATTCAAGTCGTCCCGACGGATGCTGCCGGGCAGCTATCGGGTAAAAGACCACGGAAGAGGATCTCGTTCAAGATTGAGGTCATCTCTGCGCAGCAGCTGATGAGGCCATTGAATCTTCCCAAGGGGCGGACGCTTGATCCCTACGTCGAAGTCGAGATTTTCCTGGCCGATGACAAGAGGAATAAGCAAGATGGTGCCACAAATGCACCAGCTCAGGAGACGCAGCTGAAATATCGCACCGACATCGTCAAAGACAATGGCTTCAACCCCGTTTTCAAAGGCAATAACTCTTATGAGTTCATTGTTACCACCAAGTACCCTGATCTCATCTTTGTGCGCTGGAGCGTGAAGCTTGGCGACAACAAAGGATACAACGACCGCAGCCCCCCCTTGGCGACTTTCACAGCTAAGCTTGGCGGCCTCAAGCAAGGCTACCGCACGATACCGCTGCTTGATCACAACGGGTATAACTACCTATTCTCGACCCTCTTCTGCAAAATCACCAAGAGCCAGCCTACCGATATCATGGTTACCTACTCCAGTGAAGTTCCAAGGAACAGTGTTAGCAGGATCAAGAACATTTTTAATCAGTCCGGCATCAGCCCCAAATCCAGCATGGATAGTGGCCGGGCCTGA
- a CDS encoding palmitoyltransferase PFA3, with product MDATPYTTSSTSTALDSPSSLSATMARRWARKLERYCCTCVTYFPLAFVYSMTSWAAYVDVSLSTTPSRVTWLGHSYGFIAVVLYLLANWCYTYAVFTSPGSTTNEYGYSTLPTQAPPTATSFTVKSNGEFRFCKKCQARKPDRAHHCSTCRRCVLKMDHHCPWLATCVGLRNHKAFLLFLIYTSVFCWVSFAGSASWVWEEIMSNTTYVETLMPVNYIMLSVISGIIGIVLSAFCGWHIYLASRGQTTIECLEKTRYLSPLRESMQRTYVNQHTPGQGIALPKYGQQLLDIHQNTIPGVTRPEEGEEMRRMTTPSGSSQRNDLASQHNPELQAGSRRFTYDEMEHIRARKRYEDYLDEQDSTKLPHAFDLGTPRNLLHLFGTNAWLWPFPVCTTIGDGWSWEPNPKWIEARDRIAREREEQRQRERQAGWGPADDDDITPVYTPTWTPPNQQHPQGGAGRHYLQPSSQPQTQRNSNSSSPSFTPSRRTPSKADRILGRDPNMYADDEPVIYGKHDVAMSRLSPAGRTLVVEDDVLNDDDDDDEDYFQDAGRKQEDAEQSALNVVTNGRWGRPAGASGVGLLAHGRPGGARSPISPISPPARGFGGSAKNGEEGRSNDDGVD from the exons ATGGACGCAACGCCATACACAACGTCTTCCACCTCGACCGCCCTCgattccccttcttccttatccGCTACCATGGCGCGCCGCTGGGCCAGAAAACTCGAGCGCTACTGCTGCACATGCGTCACCTACTTTCCCCTCGCCTTCGTTTACAGTATGACAAGCTGGGCCGCCTATGTCGATGTCTCGCTTAGTACGACCCCATCTCGCGTCACTTGGCTAG GTCACTCCTATGGCTTCATCGCCGTCGTTCTTTACCTCCTCGCCAACTGGTGCTACACATACGCTGTCTTCACTTCGCCCGGGAGCACCACCAACGAGTATGGCTACAGTACCCTCCCCACACAAGCGCCCCCTACTGCCACCTCCTTCACCGTCAAGTCCAATGGCGAATTCCGATTTTGCAAAAAGTGCCAGGCACGAAAGCCCGACCGCGCTCACCACTGCTCGACATGCCGCCGCTGCGTTCTGAAAATGGACCACCACTGTCCGTGGCTTGCAACATGTGTTGGGCTGCGCAATCACAAGGCCTTTTTGCTGTTCCTCATCTATACATCAGTTTTCTGTTGGGTCAGCTTTGCCGGTTCGGCATCGTGGGTGTGGGAGGAGATTATGAGCAATACCACCTACGTCGAAACCCTCATGCCAGTCAACTACATTATGCTTTCCGTCATCTCTGGAATTATCGGTATCGTCCTGTCCGCTTTTTGCGGATGGCATATATACCTGGCTTCCCGTGGACAGACCACCATTGAATGTTTAGAGAAAACGCGCTATCTGTCTCCGCTGCGCGAATCGATGCAAAGGACCTACGTCAACCAGCATACCCCCGGCCAAGGTATTGCGCTGCCTAAATATGGTCAGCAACTACTGGACATCCACCAAAACACCATCCCAGGAGTCACACGACCAGAGGAAGGTGAAGAGATGCGACGGATGACGACTCCTTCGGGCTCATCGCAACGCAACGATCTTGCCTCCCAGCACAATCCCGAACTCCAGGCAGGCTCGCGCCGCTTTACGTACGACGAGATGGAACACATACGCGCCCGTAAACGCTACGAAGACTACTTGGATGAGCAGGACTCGACCAAGCTGCCCCACGCTTTCGATCTCGGGACACCGCGCAACCTGCTGCATCTCTTTGGTACCAACGCCTGGCTATGGCCCTTCCCGGTATGCACCACCATCGGCGACGGTTGGAGCTGGGAGCCGAACCCGAAGTGGATCGAGGCCCGCGATCGTATCGCTCGGGAGCGCGAAGAGCAACGGCAGCGGGAGCGACAAGCCGGATGGGGTCCagccgatgacgacgataTTACGCCTGTATATACACCTACATGGACGCCGcccaaccaacaacacccacaAGGTGGTGCGGGTCGTCACTACCTGCAACCCTCCTCTCAGCCACAAACACAGCGCAACAGTAACTCCAGTAGTCCCTCATTCACCCCTTCACGACGCACACCCAGCAAAGCCGACCGAATCCTGGGCCGCGATCCCAACATGTACGCCGATGACGAACCAGTAATATATGGCAAACACGACGTAGCCATGAGCAGACTGAGTCCTGCAGGCCGTACTCTGGTAGTAGAAGACGACGTTcttaatgatgatgacgatgacgacgaggactaCTTCCAAGATGCTGGCCGCAAACAGGAGGATGCGGAGCAAAGTGCCCTGAATGTGGTAACAAACGGGCGATGGGGTCGCCCTGCCGGCGCAAGCGGAGTGGGATTGCTTGCGCATGGACGGCCTGGGGGAGCGAGGAGTCCCATTAGTCCTATAAGTCCTCCTGCTCGGGGATTTGGCGGGAGCGCGAAgaatggggaggagggaaggtCGAATGATGATGGCGTGGATTGA